A window from Alkalicoccobacillus plakortidis encodes these proteins:
- the minC gene encoding septum site-determining protein MinC: MTQKKQHVTIKGKKDGLVFLLDEHCAYDCLITELTEKLNSNYYQHKEGPNVRVRVDVGRRFLSEESEAELRQVITEGRALEIEAIESTVISVEEAERRQQESQFLTLTRFVRSGQVLKVRGDVLLVGDINPGGTLMATGSIHVLGALKGIAHAGYEGNRKAVITASLMAPVQLRIASEIYSFADIDHEDTFMETAFLKGATSEFVLERVQKLVHERPELTSNTSQLIEE; the protein is encoded by the coding sequence GTGACGCAGAAAAAACAACATGTAACAATAAAAGGCAAGAAGGATGGTCTGGTTTTCCTTTTGGATGAGCACTGTGCCTATGATTGCTTAATAACTGAGTTGACTGAAAAGCTCAATTCTAATTACTATCAGCATAAAGAAGGACCAAATGTTCGAGTCCGAGTGGATGTAGGTCGAAGGTTTTTGTCAGAAGAGTCTGAGGCAGAATTGCGTCAAGTAATTACTGAAGGCAGGGCGCTTGAAATTGAAGCCATTGAATCAACGGTTATTTCAGTTGAAGAAGCCGAAAGACGTCAGCAAGAAAGTCAATTCCTCACACTTACACGATTCGTCCGCTCTGGGCAAGTACTAAAGGTTCGAGGCGACGTCTTACTAGTAGGAGATATTAATCCAGGTGGGACATTAATGGCGACGGGAAGTATCCATGTGCTTGGTGCATTAAAAGGAATTGCGCATGCAGGCTATGAAGGGAACCGAAAAGCAGTAATTACTGCATCATTAATGGCCCCCGTTCAGCTGAGAATTGCCTCTGAAATTTATAGTTTTGCTGATATTGACCATGAGGACACGTTTATGGAAACCGCGTTTTTAAAGGGTGCAACTTCAGAATTTGTTCTGGAACGTGTACAGAAGCTAGTTCATGAACGACCGGAACTGACATCAAACACGAGTCAGCTTATAGAGGAGTAA
- the minD gene encoding septum site-determining protein MinD, giving the protein MGEAIVITSGKGGVGKTTTSANVGTALALQNKKVCLVDTDIGLRNLDVVMGLENRIIYDLVDVVEGRCRLKQALIKDKRFECLFLLPAAQTKDKTSVDPEQMRKIIEELKQEYDYVIIDCPAGIEQGFKNAISGADRAIVVTTPERSAVRDADRIIGLLEKEDIEAPRLVVNRIRGHMMQNGEMMDVDEIAAILAIELIGIVIDDDEVIKYSNKGEPIALHTGSKASIAYRNIARRILGENVPLVSFAEQKGVLAKIKKFFRVR; this is encoded by the coding sequence GTGGGAGAAGCGATAGTAATTACAAGCGGAAAAGGCGGAGTTGGTAAAACAACCACCTCAGCAAACGTTGGCACCGCATTAGCTTTGCAAAATAAAAAGGTATGTCTGGTGGATACAGATATTGGCTTACGTAATCTGGATGTTGTCATGGGGCTTGAAAATCGGATTATCTATGATTTGGTGGATGTCGTTGAAGGGCGTTGCCGCTTAAAACAGGCATTAATTAAAGATAAACGATTTGAATGTTTATTTTTACTTCCAGCTGCCCAAACAAAGGATAAAACATCCGTTGATCCTGAGCAGATGCGTAAGATTATTGAAGAATTAAAACAAGAATATGATTATGTTATTATCGACTGTCCAGCAGGAATTGAACAAGGGTTCAAAAATGCTATCTCCGGTGCTGACCGAGCAATTGTAGTCACAACACCAGAGCGTTCAGCCGTAAGAGATGCAGATCGTATTATTGGTTTACTTGAAAAAGAAGATATTGAAGCACCACGTTTAGTTGTCAACCGAATTCGTGGCCACATGATGCAAAATGGTGAAATGATGGACGTTGATGAAATTGCAGCAATTTTAGCCATTGAGCTAATCGGAATCGTCATTGATGATGATGAAGTTATTAAATACTCAAATAAAGGCGAACCAATTGCTCTACATACTGGCAGTAAAGCATCCATCGCTTACCGCAATATTGCTCGCCGTATATTAGGAGAAAACGTACCACTCGTATCTTTCGCAGAGCAAAAAGGCGTACTAGCAAAAATCAAAAAGTTCTTCCGAGTACGATAA